TGGCGCTGGCGATGCAGATGGAACCGAGTTTTCCCATGCTGTTTGCGTTGGTGGTGATGAGCGTGGGATTGATGGCTAAAACGGCGGTATTTCCCCTACACAGTTGGCTGCCCTTAGCCCATGGTCGCGCGCCAGCGGCGGTCAGTGCAATTTTATCGGCTTTGGTGATTAAGGCGTCGTTTTATTTGTTGATGCGCTTATGGCTGGAGGTGTTTGCGCCTATTCCAACCTTGGCTTTGATTTATGGGGTCTGGCTGATGGGCAGTGTGGCGTTGCTGTGGGGCGCTTGGCAGGCTTTGTCAAGCCAGCAGTTAAAGCCGATGGTGGCCTGGTCAACCGTGGCACAGGTGGGTTATTTGGTGATTGGCTTGGGGTTGTTGGCTCACCCGAATACCCCAACGGGCATAAATACGCCGGAGGGCTGGCAGTGGGGTTTGCTGTGGTTAATGATGGCGCATGCGCTGGCGAAGTCGGCGATGTTTTTGGCGGCGGGTAATTTGCAACAGGCAGCGGGTCATGACCGTATATCTGACTTGGGTGAGGTGATGCGTGTACAGCGCAAAACGCTATTTGCGTTTGGGCTAGCGGGGGTGAGTTTGGCAGGATTGCCGGTGAGTGCTGGGTTTTTGGCAAAATGGTGGTTGTTGGAACTGGGTTTATTTCACCAGGCCTGGTGGTTGGTGATGGTGATGGTGATTGCGAGTTTATTGAGCGCAGGTTATGTATTTCGGGTTTTGAATGTGGCGCTGAATAAAGAGCTAAAGCCGCTGATTGAGCATGCACCCGTGATGATACCGATTCATGCGGGTCGCCAGTGGGTGGTGTTAATTTTAGCCAGCTTGGGCGTGTTGGCCGGTTTGCAAGCACAATGGCTATGGGGAGCTTAGATGATCGATAATAGCGTCTGGCCTTTGCTCATTATCGCGAGTTCGTTAGCGCCCGCCATCCTGATCTTTTTTATCCCGGAAAATAGCCGTTTTTTACGCTCGGCGGTGAATATTGGCGGCGCACTGATTAAGCTGCAGCTGGTGGTGTTGTTGGTGTTGGGTATTTACGCGGGTGAGGTGTATGAGCTTAGTTGGGCGCTCCTACCTGGTCTAGATTTTCGCCTACAGATTGATGGGCTGGCGGTGATGTTCTTGTTGTTGTCGGCTTTTTTATGGTTATTGACGACGATTTATGCGATAGGTTATTTAGAAAATTCGCCGAATAGGGCGCGGTTTTTTGGCTTTTTTACACTGTGTGTGAGCGCTACAGCCGGTGTGGCAATGGCGGGTAATTTATTTACCTTTGTGATGTTTTATGAGTTTTTGACCTTAGCGACCTGGCCATTGGTGGTGCATCGTGGTACCGAAAAAGCGATTGCTGCCGGGCGGGTGTATTTACGCTATACCTTGATTGGCGGTGGTGCGTTGTTATTAGGCACAGTGCTATTGCATGCGTTTGCCGGAACGCCCTCGTTTGAGCCTGGCGGCTATTTGTCGGCTATTGATTTGCCAGACTGGGTGCTTTGGAGCGTGTTTGTGTTGTTGATGGCCGGTCTGGGGGTGAAGGCGGCACTGGTGCCGTTTCATTCTTGGTTGGCGCAAGCGATGGTGGCTCCTGCGCCAGTGAGTGCATTGTTGCACGCGGTGGCGGTAGTGAAAGCCGGTGCGTTTGGCATAGCGCGGGTGATGTTTGAGGTTTATGGTATTGAATACGCGGATGCCCTCGGCATGGCGTTTGTGTTGTTGGTGTTGGCGGCGCTGACGATTGTTTATGGTTCGCTGCGCGCACTTTATCAAACGGATATTAAAAAACGGCTTGCGTTTTCTACTGTGAGCCAGGTGTCTTATGTGGCGCTGGGTATTGCCTTAGCAGGGCCGATAGGCGCGATAGGTGGGTTGATTCATATTGCCCATCAGGGTTTAATGAAAATAACTTTATTTATGACAGCGGGTAATTTTTCTGAAACACTCGGTGTGCATAAAATCAACCAGCTAAACGGCATTGGGCAGCGTATGCCTTGGACGACTATGGCTTTTAGTTTGGCGGCTCTGGGCATGATTGGTTTGCCGCCGATGGTTGGGTTTTTAAGTAAATGGTATCTGGGTATCGGCGCTTGGGAGGTGGGGGCTTATTGGGTGATGGCGGTGTTGTTTGCATCTAGTCTATTGAATGCGGCTTATTTTTTGCCCATGATCTATCGTGCTTGGTTTTTGAGTGCGCCGGCTGAATGGCCGCATGAACGGCGTTTAAGCGCGCATTGTGAAACCCATTGGATGTTGCTAGTACCGCCTTTGGTAACCGCCTTTACGGTGGTGGTGTTAGGTTTGGTTGCCGGCTTTGCATTAGGCACGCTGGGTTGGGTGCAATGGTTGGTTGAGCAGGAGTTTGTGCAATGATGGCTGGCTATGGGGCATTGTTATGGTTGGTTCCAGCTTGGCCTTTGTTGTTGGCGCTGAGCTTGACGCTGCGCGCGGTGCGCCCCTATGGCATTCGTTTGTTGCCTTGGGCTTTGTTGCCGGCGGCGCTGGTTTGGCTGGTCGCTGGCGCAGCGCAGCTAGGGTGGTTGGATTGGCTTTACTTTGATTGGCTTTACTTTGATTGGCCGTTGTTTTTGTATGCGCCTGATCTGTTAATGGGTACCCGCATCACGCTGGATAGTTTGAGTTATATTTGGTTGAGTTTGGCGCTGTTTGTGTGGGGAGCCGCAGCATGGCATTCCAGCTGGGTCAAAGATCGCCAGGCCTGGCGGTTTAGTTTGTTTTTCCTGCTGAGTTTGAGCGGTAGCTTAGGTCTGAGTTTGGCGGGCGATGCGATAAGCTTTTACTTGATGTTTAGTTTGATGAGTTTGGCGGCTTGGGGCTTGGTGATTCACGAGCAAACTGATTTCGCTAAACGCGCTGCTTACTGGTATTTGATTTTAGCGGTGTTGGCTGAGCTGGTGTTGTTTGCGGGTATTGTGGTACGCGCGGCGGAATTGGGCAGCACCGATTTGGCGGTTTGGGCGGTAAGCGGGTCTTCGCAATGGGGTTTGTGGCTGATTTGGCTAGGTTTAGCGGTGAAAGTGGGCGTGCCTTTATTGCATCTTTGGTTGCCTTTAGCGCATCCTGCCGCACCCGTGTCAGCCAGTGCGGTGTTATCTGGGGTGATGATTAAGGCGGGCATTATTGGTTGGTGGTTGCTCATGCCGAGCTGGGTGATGCAGGATTCGGTGTTTGTTAGTTTTATGCCCTGGTTGGGGGTAGCTACCATGGTGTTTGGCGCGGTGTTTGGCTTAATGCAAACTGATCCTAAAGCGGTGTTGGCCTATTCCAGCATTAGTCAAATGGGCTGGTTGATTTGGGGTATCGGTTGGGTTTGGCAGGGCGCAGAGCCGAATTTGTTAATAATTTGGGTGGCTTGGTTTGCCTTGCACCATGCGCTGATTAAAGGCGGTTTGTTTTTGGGTGTCGGCTGGATTAAATATTCAACGGCGGCTCAAGGGTTTATACCTTGGGTATGGGGCGGGTTGATACTGCTTGGATTATTGTTAGCCGGCATACCGTTTAGCGCAGGGGCTTGGCTCAAAATGCAAATGAAGCTGGCGAGTGCTGATGTGGGGCTGGTTATGCCTTATTGGTTATTGTTGCTCGGTTCGCTCGCTACTGTTTTGTTAATGATTCATTTTTTACGCCGTTTAGCGAAGCTGGACGCTGTAAGCCCAGACCAGGCTAAGCCAGTGAGCCGAATGGCACTGGTCAGTTGGTTTGGATTGGTGGCGCTCGCCGCGAGCTGGATTTATTGGGTGGCCATGCCGAGCTGGGATAGCGGCGCATTGGTTGATGCGTTTAAACCGATTGTGATCGGATTGATTCTCGCCACAGCTTGGCGAATCCGTATTCACAGACAAATTCAATCACCTCCGGGCGATATGGTGGTGCTATTGGAATGGTTTGGGCGCAGGTTAGCGGCATGGGGAGAGGGCTATCAGCAGGCTTATCAACGGCTTCAATTTCGCATACAAGCTGGCTGGCAAAGCATGAGCCAAGGCTACCAATCTTTCCTTCAACATGCCGATAATGCAGAAAAAAACCTACTCAACTGGCCAAGGTTTATGCAGCTAATCGGTGGGCTTGCACTGGTGTTTTGGCTGTTGTTGATTTTGTAAACCGTTTAAAAGCTTACAAGCTGAGCAGGTCGCGGGTTAGACTGAACCCCATCAAGGGTTGATGCAATAACCTATATACCTAAATCAATAAACCTCGTCGTGGCTGCCTATGTCAATCGGAATGATTTCATTGTCTTTTAGAATAAAGTCAATCACAACGCGATATTTCATATTGATTGAAACACTGTAGTAGTCGTTCAATTTGCCTTGTAGTTTATGCAGTCTTAGTGAAGGGTGGTAGGGGTCAAGCTCTAGTATTTCTATTGTTTTAATATAGCGCGCTAAAACATCGGGGTGTTTTTTTATAAACCTTGTTAGCCTTTTAAAATATTCGTCTGTGCGAATGATTTTATAGGGCATTGATTAGCTCGTTTGCATGGTCTTTAGCGGTTTGGATCTTGTAGCGACCTTCCTTGATATCTTGCATCGCTAGCATATGGGCTAAATCAAGTTCTTGTTGTCTAAATTGTTGGTAACGTGCCATATCTAAAACAACGTATTTGTTTTTTCCACGCACATTGATAATCAGCTCATCGGCGGTTTCCAGCAGTTTGGCGAAAATTGATACGCCCTTGGTTTTAATTTCGTTTGCAGATACAATCATAATTCACCTCTTAAGAGTACGATTTAAAGTACCTTAGCATGGCTTAAATTATTTAGCAAGGCTTATTCCAAGGCAATATCTAAGCTAAACCTGTGTTCACCGCGTTGGATTGTTAGGTTTATAACCAGGCCTGGTGGTGTGGTGTAGAGGGCGAGGATTAAGTCGGCATAGTGTTTTAATGTTTGGTGATTGAGTGCGCAAATACAGTCGTCTTTTTGTAGACCCGCTTTGGCGGCGGCACTCTCGTCAGTGAGGTCTTGAATGCAGGGCGTTTTGCCATTAAAACTTGCGCCGAGCTTTCCATGATCTGGCAGGTTAATCGAGTCGGTGTACACCCATTGATCTACAAATTCAGCGCGGTAGTTTTCAAATGAGCCGCTGCTGATGGTGATTTGTTGGAGTTCAGGTAGCTGGCGAGCCATGTCTTTGGGTATCGCTTCAAAATGTCCAATATGAAAGTTACCAGCAAACACCAATAACTTGTGATCAGGGTGATGGTTTAAAAAACGCACCGCATTGGCGGCCATGGTTTCATCCCAGATGCGTTGGGCATAAATAAAGTCTTCGACATCCCGATCAGGCGGAATTTTGTCGCTAAAAAACTGACTGAGGCGCTGATGCTGGGCATCACCTGGGGGATGAATGTGAGGCATAGATTGTCGTTGAATCAGGCTTAAACTGTTTCGACCTTGGCTGGCGACTTGGCGAGTCAATTCATTCGGTGCGTTGAGCGCGATGACTCGAATTTGATGTTGCTTGGCATAACGCATAATCGGTTGTAACAAGCGATAATCAAACCGCCAGCGCTGAAAATATTCGGTGTGCTGGAGCATGTCGGCTTCGGAGATGGCGCCATAAATGTAGCCATCCAACCAGGGCTGAAATGCGGCTTGAAACCATTCGACCCCGATGGCTAGTTGAGGGTGTTGTTGGTGTAAGCTTTGAAGCATCGCCAGCTGTACCAGATGGTCTTCAAAGTTTGGGTGGATTTCACCAACATGTACCACTCGGTACTGGGGCAGGCTTTGTTTGAGTTGATCAAGGCTAATTTCGCTTTGACCATCGTCCACCGTGGCTTGCCAGTTTGCAACAAACCTCAGGGGATCGACAAGAGCGGGGTGGAGAGGGTCTTCAGCACTAATTAACGCGCTGTTGAGCATCAGCACAACGCCGAGGCACAGTTGAAACCAGCTAGTTTTGCATATCAAGGGCGCTCACCCAGGCCTGGTTGCTTTTAATCTCATCGACACGCACCCGCTGATTCGCTTGAAAATCGGCTTGTGGGTTGGCGACCAACCAATGGGTGCCATGATAAAACACCACCCATTGGTCATTGTGCATCGAAAGCTGGCCTATTTCACCGGTTTGATAGGTGTCGAGTTGGTCGGCTTCAGCATTATGCGGCGCGATGACTTTTTTTCGTAACGCGAATAACAGCACCATGCCGATAGCAAAGGCAAAGATGAGTTGGTATTCGCCATGTTCAAAGTCAACAAACAAGCCGACTAAGCCGACAAAAACTAAGCCTAAGCCAAACCAGAATAAAATAAACAACCCAAAAAGAATTTCAATGCCAATCAGAATCAGGCCTGCGGCAATTAAAATCCAGCTTGGAATTAACTCCAATAGCCCAATTGAACTCACTTTAGCTGACCTGCTTGTCCTAACAAGCTCTGTAAGGCGCTTAGCGAACCAATCAACTCAGCGGATTCATAAGGTACCACGATTTTGTTTTGCGAGTCGCTGGCGGCGATGCCTTCCCAAGCTTTAATTCGGTCTTTGGCGAGCAGGAATTCGGCTGCATTTGGATTCGATTGCATCGCCAAGGCAATCATTTCAATCGCTTGCTGTTGACCTTGCGCCAGTTGAATTTGCTCATAACGACGCGCATCCGCGGTACGTTCAATCGCTTCGGCTTCTTTAAAGGCTTTTTGGCGATCACCTTCGGCCTTGGCGATGGTGGCATTTTTTAAGCCTTCGGCTTCGGTTTCAGTCGCGCGACGCTCACGCTCAGCACGCAGCTGAAGTTCCATCGCATGTTGCACCACTTCAGAAACAGAAATATCTGAGATTTCAACGCGGGTAACTTTGGCACCCCAGTTGGCGGAAGCGGCATCCAGTGCCATTAATAATGTCGCATTCAGTGTGTCACGCGAGGAGAGGGTGTCATCTAAATCCATTTTACCGATTTCAGAGCGAAGAGTGGTTTGCGCAAGTTGGGCAATCGCATGTTTTAAATCTAAGATTTCATAGGTTGCTTTGCGCGCAATACCAATGCGCATAAATACCAAGCCATCAATTACAATACTGACATTGTCCTTGGTGATAACTTTTTGAATAGGAATGTCGATGACCTGCTCTTGTGTGTTGAAGGTAGCGCGAACTCGATCCACAACCGGAATAATAAAGTTGAGACCACCACTTAGGGTACGATGATAGCGTCCAAGGCGCTCGACAACCTGTTGCTCCGCTTGAGGTACAATTCGAATACCTGTTATGAAGTAAACAAATACAACCCCTAAAAGAATAAGTGTAAAAATCGTGAAATCCATAATTTTAACGCCTCCGGTATGCGTTTAAGTTGGTAAAATCAAATTGTTGTTTAAAAATGAACCCTTTTGTGGTCGCTTTTGACGCTCAAGGATAGAATAAAATGTAACATAAAAATAACTCTAGGAGGATGTATGTTGAAAAAGACCTTAAAGGCTGCGTTAGTTAGTGTAGGTTTAGTGAGTGTAGCAGTTCCTGTGGCTTACGCCGATAGCCTTGTGGTTGAAGTGCCACGGCTCACGCTGGAAGTAAATAATAAAATTGCAATGGAAACCATCAAAGCTTGTGAGGCGAAAGGAATACCTGTTTCAGTTACCGTGGTTGATCGTAACGGCATTATTATGGTAAAAATGCGAGACTCAATGGCGCCACCTGTATCCTTGCCGATCAGTCAGAAAAAAGCCTATACCGCTGTGATGTTTAACGCCAATGGCTCACAGCTAACACGCCAAGCCGAAGGCGCATTACCCACATTGGGTGAGGGCTTAGCCTTTATGGCCGGCTCGGTCACTATTTCTGCCGGTGGTCGTTTGTTTGGTGCGGTGGGCGTAAGTGGTGCACCTGATGGTATGGTGGATGAGGAATGTGCAGCAGCGGGTGTTGAAGCGGTACAGATGGACTTAGAAATGATGTAATTTTCTTGATTCCGGATAAAACAACTCACACATAGCAGTCAAAGGTTGCTTGTTTTTTTGTTGTTTTATTTGGAATCAACGCGCAGTAATAGACAAACAAAGGCTTTGCCGCTATAATCCGCACCACCCCACGGAGAGCTGGCTGAGCGGTTGAAGGCGCACGCCTGGAAAGTGTGTATAGGTTAATAGCCTATCGGGGGTTCGAATCCCCCGCTCTCCGCCATATTCGATATTAAACCCGCATCAAGCGGGTTTTTTTATGCCTAAATATTAGTTAAACATGTTTTATGGAGTTTCTGGCAGTTGCCAGTTGATGGGGGTGACTTGGTGTTTACTCAGGTATTGATTGGTTTGTGAGAAGGGGCGACTGCCAAAAAAACCACGATAAGCAGAGAGTGGTGAAGGATGGGGGCTAGTGATGACGAGGTGTTTTTCGCGATCAATCAGTGCGCCTTTCTTTTGTGCATAACTGCCCCACAAAATAAAGACGAGGTTTTTACGCTGGGTGTTGAGTTGTTGGATCACCGCATCGGTAAATCCTTCCCAGCCTTGATTTTGGTGAGCATTCGCTTTATTGGCCTCGACGGTAAGAACTGCATTGAGTAGCAATACTCCTTGCTGCGCCCAAGGAAGTAGGTAACCTGTGTGGCGGTTATCTACACCTATATCGTCGAGTAGCTCTTTGTTGATATTGGTTAGGGATTTGGGTAGTGGGCGAACATTGGGTAAGACTGAAAAGCTGAGGCCATGAGCATGACCCGGTGTGGGGTAGGGGTCTTGTCCCAGTATAACGACTTTGACCTGGTCAAATGGTGTAATGTTGAAGGCGTTGAACCAGTATTGAGTTTTTGGAAGAATGATTTTTCCTGCTTGTTTTTCGGTCAGTAAAAATGCTTTTAGGCGTTGCATAGATTTTGTTAAAAATAGTGGTTCTAGCTGGGTCAGCCAACTTGCTTCAAGTTTGATGCCTGACATCTTAGTCCTTAAGGGCAGAGTCGTGCTGATAGCCAGGTCTGCATACCAGCAAGAGTTTGCGTATTCGCTGGATCTTTTTTAAAGCTTAGGCGGTCATGTAAACGATTAGGACGGCCTTGCCAAAATTCAATGTAATTGGCCGTTAAACAATAGCCCCCCCAATGTTCCGGACGCGGTACGGGTTTGTTTTGATAGTCTATTTTGGCTTGCGCCATGCGTTGTTCCAGTTCGCTTCGGCTAGTGATCTCTTGGCTTTGTTGAGAAATATAAGCACTGAGTTGACTGTCTAGAGGTCTGCTTTGGAAGTAGGTATCGGAAGCTTGCGCACTCATTTTTTCGATCATGCCTTCAACTCTAACTTGGCGTTCTAACTGCGGCCAAAAAAAGTTTAACGCTGCGCGAGGGCTTGATTCAATTTGCTTACCTTTATCACTGGCATAATGAGTGTAGAATATAAATCCTTGTTCATTAAAAGCCTTGAGTAGTACAATTCGAGAGTGGGGTTGAAGATTGTTGTCCACGGTAGAGAGCGTCATCGCGGTAGGTTCGTCAACTTGTTTCTCAAACGCATCGTCCATCCAGCTTTGAAATAGAATAAGGGGATTGTGTTTTAAGAATTCATCAGTCAGTGCGCCCATTTCATAACTCTGGCGGTGGGCATGATAGTCGCGATTTGGCATGGTAATTCCTTAATGAAAATAGGTGATGTAACGTTAATGTTACCATAATTTAAAAGTTGAATCTTTGTGTTGATTAAAGGCTTTGTCTTTACATTAATCTCAGACTTACCAATAATAGTCATCAATTTAACAGATACCCGACCTAGCCTGTAAAGAGCATAAAGGCCTAGTTGTTTAAGGAGCAAGTGTGAGTCAAGCATATAATTCTGCTGAAATTGAAGTTCTAACGGGTTTAGATCCTGTGCGTAAGCGTCCAGGGATGTACACCGACACCACGCGACCTAATCATTTGGCGCAAGAGGTTATTGATAATAGTGTTGATGAAGCCATTGCGGGTCATGCCTCAGAAATTACAGTGGTTCATTATGCAGATGGATCGGTGAGTGTTGAAGATAATGGGCGTGGAATGCCGGTTGATATTCATCCTGATGAGGGCGTGCCGGGTGTTGAGGTTATTATGACTCGATTGCATGCGGGGGGGAAATTTTCGAACAAAGCCTACCAATTTTCCGGTGGTTTGCATGGCGTCGGCATTTCGGTAGTGAATGCGCTGTCAAAACGAGTTGAGATTCAAATTAAACGGGATAGTCAGTTGCACAAAATTGCCTTTGAACAGGGGGTGTTAGTTGAACCCTTAGAGGTGGTCGGTAAGGTTGGTAAAAAGAATACAGGAACCTGGCTACGTTTTTGGCCTGAATCCTCCTTTTTCGATACCGCAAAATATGCATTATCACGGTTAAAACATTTGTTACGTGCTAAAGCGGTGTTATGTCCAGGTTTAACTATTCATTTCCGTGATGACGCTTCGGGTGAGAAGATTACTTGGTTTTATGAGGATGGTCTACGCGATTATCTAAATCAAGCCTTGGAAGGTATCGAACGTTTACCCGAAGAAGGTTTTGTAGGGAGCTTGACCTTAGATAATGAATCCGTTGCTTGGTCACTTGCCTGGCTGGTTGAGTCAGCTGAGGCGCCCAATGAGAGTTATGTTAATTTAATTCCTACACCGCAAGGCGGTACACATGTGAACGGTTTGCGTCAGGGCGCAACGGATGCAGTACGCGAATTTTGTGAGTTTCGGAACTTGATTCCACGTGGCGTTAAGTTATCACCGGATGATGTCTGGCAGAATGTGGCTTATGTTTTGTCAGCAAAGGTTAGGGAGCCACAATTTGCTGGCCAAACTAAAGAACGTTTGTCTTCGCGTGAATGCGTCCCCTTTATTTCTGGTGCGGTAAAAGACAGTCTAAGTTTATGGTTAAATCAGCATACCGAGGTCGCAGAGAAGATTGCCGAACTGGCAATTAATAACGCTCAAGTTCGCAATAAAAAGTCACGCCAGGTTGCCCGAAAAAAAATAACCACCGGTCCGGCCTTGCCCGGAAAACTAGCTGATTGCACTGAAACTGATTTGGGTTTAACCGAGCTGTTTTTAGTCGAAGGCGATTCCGCAGGAGGGTCTGCCAAGCAGGCTCGAGATAAACGCTTCCAAGCAATTATGCCCCTCCGTGGAAAGATCTTAAATACCTGGGAGGTAGATTCGGGTCAGATTTTAGCGTCGCAGGAAGTGCATGACATCAGTGTTGCCATTGGTGTAGACCCAGCCTCAGATGATTTAACTGGTTTGCGATACGGTAAGGTTTGTATTCTTGCCGATGCGGATTCGGATGGTGCGCATATTGCCACGTTAATTTGTGCTTTGTTTGTTCGGCACTTTCCAAGACTAGTCGAAAATGGTCATGTATATGTTGCCATGCCGCCACTTTATCGTATTGATGTAGGCAAAAAGGTATTTTATGCATTGGATGAGGATGAACGGCGAGGGGTATTGGATCGTATCCAAGCTGAGAAACTCCCCGGCAAGGTACAAGTGACGCGCTTTAAAGGTTTGGGTGAAATGAACCCGCTCCAATTGCGCGAAACCACAATGTTGCCACAAACCCGACGGCTGGTACAGTTAATGTTAGAATCAGAAACGAGTCTGCCAATTATGGATATGATGTTGGCAAAAAAACGTTCATCTGATCGTAAAGCATGGTTAGAAGAAAAAGGCGATTTGGCGGAGGTAGTAGGGTGAAAAATAATCAAAGATGGATAATGTTGCCGCTTATTGCCAGTTTATTTGGTTGTACGCATTTAACAAATCGCACTGATGCGATGACGGTTGAAAGTGTAGCTGTTTCCCAGGTCAAGTTAGAGCCTGCGTTGATGTTTGAACTCATGCTGGGTGAAATGCTGGCTGAGCGAGGTGATACATTTAGCGCGTACAATCTCTTGTTCCCCATTGCACAAAAAACAGGGGATGTTCGGCTGGCAGAGCGGAGTTTTCAACTAGCCATGTCAGCCGGTTTTGCTCAGGGTATTGAGCAGAGTGCTGAATTATGGCGTTCACTTGACCCTATGCAGGCTTCTGCGTGGCGTGTTGGTTACTTAATGGCCTTACGTCATGATGATCTTGAGGCGGCACTAGATTATTGGGCGTCTTATCGTAAGGTGTCTGATCTTGATTTAGCCGATGATTTAAGGAGTGCGTCTGCTCAAGCGATTCAGGCGACAAAGCCCGAAACGGCTATTGCTTTTTTCCAGGCTTTGACACGGAGTTACCCAGATGAGTGGGTTGCTGGATTTGCCTTGGGATATGTTGCCAATCATTACAATCAGCCATTAATAGCTGTGGAGACCTTGGAGGATGTGGCCACGCGTCTTGAAGCACCGGTTGAAGTGTATTTTGCGCTTTCCAATTTATATGTTGAACAGGGTTTAACTGAACGTGGGCTTGAGTTTTTGGCCACGTTCATTCGCCAGAATCCAGAGCAATGGATGATGCAAGAGCGTTATGCGCGTTTAGAGGTAAAAGCTGAGCAATATCTTAGCGCCAAGGCGCGTTATCAGCGTATAGTTGAAGCTAATCCACGCGCTTTTACATCCTTGTTATCCTTAGCCCTGTTGCAATTAGAGCTGGGGGAGTTAGATGCAGCTGAAATAGGTTTTAGAACGCTTGTTAACGTTGAAGGTTACAAAGATATCAGTTATTACTATCTTGGAATTATTTCGCAGAATACTGAAAATTTAAACCAGGCCAAGCGCTATTTGGAGCAAGTATCTCATCCCGATTATTATCTTGATGCAAACCTAATGATTGCTCAACTTCTAGTCAGGCTGGAAGGGTTGCACCAAGGCATTGATCATCTTCAGGCGTTAAAACCAGTTGGTCAAGAAGAGCAAGTCAAAATCCTACGCGCTCAGGGTATTTTTCATAGTCAATTTGACCTTTGGGAGCAGGCCTTGTTGTTTTATCAGCAAGCATTAGATATTAAGCCTGATGATTTAGCGATTAGCTTTGCGATGGCGATGGCACTGTATGAGCTAGAAATGCATGATGAGTATGAGCGTCTTGTAACGGATTTGGTTAAGCGTTATCCAAATGAGCCTGATGCACTAAATGCATTAGGCTATTTTTATGTTGAGCAAAATATTAAGTTGGATGAAGCTGAAGTTTTACTAGAGAGAGCACTGGCTATTGATCCTAATCGTTATTATATTTTAGATAGTCGAGGATGGTTAGAATACCAGCGTGGTAATTATGTTGAGGCAGAGCAATATTTACAGCGTGCATGGTCCTTAAGTAAGGATGACGAAGTTTTGATTCATCTGATTAAAGTAAAATGGGCTCAGGGTAAACAGCAGCAAGCACAAAGTTTGTGGAATGAGTATGCGCCGATATTTCCAACCAATGAGACGTTGCAACGTTTAATCAACGACTTAGCGAATCCTTAAAAATAAATCAGCTATTTTTTTAAAAAATATTAAAAATGGCTTGAACTTTTTTGAAAACCTTGGATAATACGCATCTGTCTTAACGACAGAGATTTATTGGGCCGTAGCCAAGCGGTAAGGCAGCGGGTTTTGATCCCGTCATGCGAAGGTTCGAATCCTTCCGGCCCAGCCATCTCATTCTTAATTCCCCAAATTCTTTATCCTCGACAGGAGCTGCCATTAATGGCCAAGAAAAATGTCATGATATTTGCGGGAAATGCAAATGTCACTCTTGCAGAGAACATCTCCCTGTATCTTGATCAACCCTTAGGCAAAGCCAACGTAGGCCGTTTTAGCGATGGCGAAATCATGGTTGAAATCACAGAGTCAGTGCGTGGGCGT
The nucleotide sequence above comes from Thiomicrospira sp. R3. Encoded proteins:
- a CDS encoding proton-conducting transporter membrane subunit, yielding MSGWLAILVLWPLAMASLIAIWPKLTKPVALLALFGTGLLSVVVFNLPNGVWALGGWAMPLGIGWRLDEISRLMLLLTGVVGMLVSLYAWWDSSLARSFWVLWLGAWGAMNALYLAADVFNIYVTLELLGLSAVALVAISLKAGALQAAMRYLLVSLLGSMLFLLGVALLYGQYGQLDILALAMQMEPSFPMLFALVVMSVGLMAKTAVFPLHSWLPLAHGRAPAAVSAILSALVIKASFYLLMRLWLEVFAPIPTLALIYGVWLMGSVALLWGAWQALSSQQLKPMVAWSTVAQVGYLVIGLGLLAHPNTPTGINTPEGWQWGLLWLMMAHALAKSAMFLAAGNLQQAAGHDRISDLGEVMRVQRKTLFAFGLAGVSLAGLPVSAGFLAKWWLLELGLFHQAWWLVMVMVIASLLSAGYVFRVLNVALNKELKPLIEHAPVMIPIHAGRQWVVLILASLGVLAGLQAQWLWGA
- a CDS encoding type II toxin-antitoxin system RelE/ParE family toxin — encoded protein: MPYKIIRTDEYFKRLTRFIKKHPDVLARYIKTIEILELDPYHPSLRLHKLQGKLNDYYSVSINMKYRVVIDFILKDNEIIPIDIGSHDEVY
- a CDS encoding proton-conducting transporter membrane subunit, encoding MMAGYGALLWLVPAWPLLLALSLTLRAVRPYGIRLLPWALLPAALVWLVAGAAQLGWLDWLYFDWLYFDWPLFLYAPDLLMGTRITLDSLSYIWLSLALFVWGAAAWHSSWVKDRQAWRFSLFFLLSLSGSLGLSLAGDAISFYLMFSLMSLAAWGLVIHEQTDFAKRAAYWYLILAVLAELVLFAGIVVRAAELGSTDLAVWAVSGSSQWGLWLIWLGLAVKVGVPLLHLWLPLAHPAAPVSASAVLSGVMIKAGIIGWWLLMPSWVMQDSVFVSFMPWLGVATMVFGAVFGLMQTDPKAVLAYSSISQMGWLIWGIGWVWQGAEPNLLIIWVAWFALHHALIKGGLFLGVGWIKYSTAAQGFIPWVWGGLILLGLLLAGIPFSAGAWLKMQMKLASADVGLVMPYWLLLLGSLATVLLMIHFLRRLAKLDAVSPDQAKPVSRMALVSWFGLVALAASWIYWVAMPSWDSGALVDAFKPIVIGLILATAWRIRIHRQIQSPPGDMVVLLEWFGRRLAAWGEGYQQAYQRLQFRIQAGWQSMSQGYQSFLQHADNAEKNLLNWPRFMQLIGGLALVFWLLLIL
- a CDS encoding proton-conducting transporter membrane subunit, producing the protein MIDNSVWPLLIIASSLAPAILIFFIPENSRFLRSAVNIGGALIKLQLVVLLVLGIYAGEVYELSWALLPGLDFRLQIDGLAVMFLLLSAFLWLLTTIYAIGYLENSPNRARFFGFFTLCVSATAGVAMAGNLFTFVMFYEFLTLATWPLVVHRGTEKAIAAGRVYLRYTLIGGGALLLGTVLLHAFAGTPSFEPGGYLSAIDLPDWVLWSVFVLLMAGLGVKAALVPFHSWLAQAMVAPAPVSALLHAVAVVKAGAFGIARVMFEVYGIEYADALGMAFVLLVLAALTIVYGSLRALYQTDIKKRLAFSTVSQVSYVALGIALAGPIGAIGGLIHIAHQGLMKITLFMTAGNFSETLGVHKINQLNGIGQRMPWTTMAFSLAALGMIGLPPMVGFLSKWYLGIGAWEVGAYWVMAVLFASSLLNAAYFLPMIYRAWFLSAPAEWPHERRLSAHCETHWMLLVPPLVTAFTVVVLGLVAGFALGTLGWVQWLVEQEFVQ
- a CDS encoding prevent-host-death protein, coding for MIVSANEIKTKGVSIFAKLLETADELIINVRGKNKYVVLDMARYQQFRQQELDLAHMLAMQDIKEGRYKIQTAKDHANELINAL